The Aureimonas mangrovi genome includes a region encoding these proteins:
- a CDS encoding FAS1-like dehydratase domain-containing protein, which translates to MAEAVDIDHLKGWVGRSEGVKDRIEPRLVEGFCATLDRTGEKVRRNEDAPLCIHWCLAPPIVPNSATGSDGHPARGGFLPPVPLPRRMWAGGEIEFRAPLKVGDLVERLSTIESMDMKVGRSGRLVFVSVRHAFSTERGVAVEERQDIVYRDMPPRSGVRSAPGRAATSSASPNGGEPFDISTLALFRYSALTFNGHRIHYDRRYCIEEEGYPGLVVHGPLQATLLAHRAERRLGAPPSRFSYRGVKPLFDGDGLFLDAAPAEDGSLSLRATNRAGETTMEARALL; encoded by the coding sequence ATGGCCGAGGCCGTCGACATCGATCATCTGAAAGGCTGGGTGGGCCGCTCCGAGGGCGTAAAGGACCGGATTGAGCCGCGTCTGGTTGAGGGATTTTGCGCAACGCTCGACCGCACGGGCGAGAAAGTCCGGCGAAACGAGGACGCGCCTTTGTGCATTCACTGGTGTCTCGCCCCGCCCATCGTGCCGAACAGCGCGACCGGCTCGGACGGGCATCCGGCGCGCGGCGGCTTCCTGCCGCCTGTGCCGCTGCCGCGGCGCATGTGGGCGGGCGGCGAGATCGAGTTCCGCGCTCCGCTGAAGGTCGGCGACCTCGTGGAGCGGCTCTCGACGATCGAGAGTATGGACATGAAGGTAGGGCGGTCGGGCCGCCTTGTGTTCGTCAGCGTGCGGCACGCCTTCTCAACGGAGCGCGGTGTCGCGGTCGAGGAACGCCAGGACATCGTCTATCGCGACATGCCGCCCCGGTCGGGCGTCAGATCTGCGCCCGGGCGGGCAGCCACGTCCTCGGCTTCGCCAAACGGCGGCGAGCCCTTCGACATCAGCACGCTGGCGCTCTTTCGCTATTCGGCGCTGACCTTCAACGGCCATCGCATCCATTACGACCGGCGTTACTGCATCGAAGAGGAGGGCTACCCCGGCCTCGTGGTCCACGGCCCGCTGCAGGCGACCCTGCTCGCCCATCGGGCGGAGCGCAGGCTCGGCGCGCCACCGTCGCGCTTTTCCTATCGCGGGGTCAAACCGCTTTTCGATGGGGACGGGCTCTTCCTGGACGCGGCCCCGGCGGAGGACGGTTCGTTGTCCCTCAGGGCAACGAACCGCGCCGGCGAAACGACGATGGAAGCCCGCGCGCTGCTCTGA
- a CDS encoding sensor domain-containing diguanylate cyclase, with translation MALVEIDLLSVPVFVLGVEASGELRYVAINIAFESLTGLTRDKIVGFEPSGCMPRRVAANMEVGYRRCVAERRPMEYEERRATPIGRRWFRTFLTPELDSRTGAVLRVAGVAVDITEGKELERELERAAIIDELTGIANRRGFMRCAHEARTLVEAESLALGLVLVDLDDFKRINDRHGHLVGDEALREIARRMRGAFPHAEIVARLGGDEFVALVRADGDDELDAAVAHLYAHLNQPLTLGSLTLELGASVGAARWLPGLALRTLIARADARMYAAKTPERPRPLPPAALPTLALLKPDF, from the coding sequence ATGGCCTTGGTTGAGATCGATCTGCTTTCGGTTCCCGTCTTCGTCCTCGGCGTCGAAGCGAGCGGCGAACTGCGCTATGTCGCGATCAACATCGCCTTCGAAAGCCTGACAGGACTGACGCGCGACAAGATCGTCGGCTTCGAGCCCTCTGGCTGCATGCCGCGTCGCGTGGCTGCCAACATGGAGGTCGGGTACCGCCGCTGCGTGGCCGAGCGCCGACCCATGGAATACGAGGAGCGACGTGCCACGCCGATCGGCCGGCGCTGGTTCCGCACGTTCCTGACCCCCGAACTCGATTCCCGGACCGGCGCCGTGCTGCGCGTGGCGGGCGTGGCCGTCGACATCACCGAAGGCAAGGAATTGGAACGCGAACTCGAGCGCGCGGCGATCATCGACGAACTGACGGGCATTGCGAACCGACGCGGTTTCATGCGCTGCGCGCACGAAGCTCGGACCCTCGTGGAGGCTGAGAGCCTCGCCCTTGGCCTCGTTCTCGTCGATCTCGACGACTTCAAGCGGATCAACGACAGGCATGGTCATCTCGTCGGTGACGAGGCGTTGCGCGAAATCGCGCGGCGCATGCGCGGGGCGTTCCCCCATGCCGAGATCGTTGCGCGCCTCGGTGGCGACGAGTTCGTGGCCCTCGTGCGCGCCGATGGCGACGACGAGCTCGACGCTGCGGTCGCGCATCTCTACGCTCATCTGAACCAGCCGCTCACGCTCGGGTCCTTGACGCTCGAACTCGGTGCCAGCGTGGGCGCCGCGCGCTGGCTACCCGGCCTCGCCCTGCGGACGCTCATCGCCCGGGCAGACGCGCGAATGTATGCGGCGAAGACACCCGAGCGACCGCGACCGCTTCCTCCTGCCGCGCTGCCGACCCTCGCTCTCCTCAAGCCGGATTTCTGA
- a CDS encoding protein adenylyltransferase SelO — MATLSLIQNDATSTEFHFGFDNSYARLPAGFFARVLPARPAAPNMVRLNAALAAEIGLDSAELATDEGAALLSGGRIPQGADPIALAYAGHQFGHFVPQLGDGRAILLGEVFDREGRRRDIQLKGSGRTPFSRGGDGLAALGPVLREYLVSEAMAALGIPTTRSLAAVTTGGQVVRERFLPGAVLTRVAASHIRVGTFQFHAARGDLDAVRTLCDHAIARHYPEAAEDQVPARAFLAAVVAAQARLVARWMLVGFVHGVMNTDNMSIAGETIDYGPCAFLDTYDSGAVFSSIDEFGRYAYANQPGIAQWNLTRLAECLLPLFDEEQEAPVSMAKEILAGFAAQYEAAFVEGLRSKLGLQESHEGDRALGADLLERMAANRADFTATFRRLILAADGEDRPAAALFDDPAAFTDWAARWRERLGREATSSEARRHMMRLANPALIARNAHVEAAIEAAVESSDFAPFHRLCDALARPFDEPGLETAVYAEPPAPGGPAYRTFCGT; from the coding sequence ATGGCAACCCTCTCTCTCATCCAGAACGACGCTACGTCAACCGAGTTTCATTTCGGGTTCGACAATAGCTATGCCCGCCTTCCGGCCGGTTTTTTCGCGCGCGTCCTGCCCGCCCGTCCAGCCGCGCCAAATATGGTGCGTCTGAATGCCGCGCTCGCGGCCGAGATCGGCCTCGACAGCGCGGAATTGGCGACCGACGAGGGCGCCGCGCTCCTGTCGGGCGGGCGCATCCCGCAAGGCGCAGATCCGATCGCGCTTGCCTATGCCGGGCACCAGTTCGGTCATTTCGTACCGCAGCTCGGCGATGGGCGGGCCATCCTTCTCGGAGAGGTGTTCGACCGCGAGGGCCGCCGGCGTGACATTCAGCTGAAGGGCTCCGGCCGCACACCCTTCTCTCGCGGAGGCGACGGGCTGGCCGCCCTGGGCCCGGTGCTTCGTGAGTATCTGGTGAGCGAGGCGATGGCCGCGCTCGGCATTCCCACCACCCGGTCGCTCGCCGCGGTCACGACGGGCGGACAGGTGGTGCGCGAGCGTTTCCTGCCGGGCGCGGTGCTGACGCGCGTCGCCGCCAGCCACATCCGGGTCGGCACCTTCCAGTTCCATGCGGCGCGCGGCGACCTTGATGCCGTGCGCACGCTCTGCGACCACGCGATCGCCCGTCACTACCCGGAAGCGGCCGAGGATCAGGTTCCCGCCCGCGCCTTCCTCGCAGCGGTCGTTGCGGCGCAGGCACGGCTTGTCGCACGGTGGATGCTCGTCGGCTTCGTCCACGGCGTGATGAACACCGACAACATGTCGATCGCCGGCGAGACCATCGACTACGGACCCTGCGCCTTCCTCGACACCTATGATTCGGGCGCCGTGTTCAGCTCGATCGATGAGTTCGGGCGGTACGCCTACGCCAATCAGCCGGGGATCGCGCAGTGGAACCTGACACGTCTTGCCGAATGTCTCCTGCCCCTCTTCGATGAGGAACAGGAAGCGCCTGTCTCGATGGCGAAGGAAATCCTCGCCGGGTTTGCCGCGCAGTACGAGGCCGCCTTCGTGGAAGGCCTTCGCAGCAAGCTGGGATTGCAGGAATCCCATGAGGGAGACCGCGCGCTCGGCGCCGACCTCCTCGAGCGGATGGCTGCGAACCGCGCCGATTTCACCGCGACCTTCCGTCGCCTGATCCTGGCCGCCGATGGTGAAGACCGGCCGGCCGCGGCCCTCTTCGACGATCCAGCGGCATTCACGGACTGGGCCGCACGCTGGCGCGAACGTCTCGGGCGGGAGGCCACCTCATCCGAGGCTCGCCGCCACATGATGCGCCTTGCCAATCCCGCCCTCATCGCGCGCAACGCGCATGTCGAGGCCGCCATCGAGGCGGCCGTCGAGAGCTCGGACTTTGCGCCCTTCCATAGGCTCTGCGACGCCCTCGCCCGGCCCTTCGACGAGCCGGGACTGGAGACCGCCGTCTATGCCGAGCCGCCGGCGCCCGGCGGCCCGGCCTACCGGACCTTTTGCGGGACCTGA
- a CDS encoding NAD(P)-dependent oxidoreductase, with translation MAKVAFLGLGVMGAPMARHLARKGHDVTVYNRTAEKAADWVADNGGAHAPTPREAAKGAEVVFACVGNDDDLRSVVLGDDGAFAGMEPGAIFVDHTTASAEVARELSAEAEERGFGFVDAPVSGGQAGAENGVLTVMCGGDEATYAKVEDVVMSYARSCRLLGPAGSGQLAKMVNQICIAGLVQSLAEGVAFAQKAGLDVEALLEVISKGAAGSWQMENRGKTMNEGKFDFGFAVDWMRKDLSICLAEARRNGASLPVTALVDQFYADVQKAGGSRWDTSSLLTRLR, from the coding sequence ATGGCGAAGGTCGCGTTTCTGGGCCTCGGCGTGATGGGCGCGCCGATGGCGCGGCATCTGGCGCGCAAGGGCCACGACGTCACCGTCTACAACCGCACGGCCGAAAAGGCTGCAGACTGGGTCGCGGACAATGGCGGCGCCCATGCGCCGACACCGCGTGAGGCGGCCAAGGGTGCCGAGGTCGTCTTCGCCTGCGTCGGCAATGACGACGATCTGCGCTCGGTGGTGCTCGGGGACGACGGCGCCTTCGCCGGCATGGAGCCCGGGGCGATCTTCGTCGATCACACCACCGCCTCGGCCGAAGTCGCGCGCGAACTGTCCGCTGAGGCCGAAGAGCGCGGCTTCGGCTTCGTGGATGCGCCGGTATCCGGCGGGCAGGCCGGCGCCGAGAACGGCGTCCTCACTGTCATGTGCGGCGGCGACGAGGCGACGTACGCCAAGGTCGAGGACGTGGTGATGAGCTACGCGCGCTCCTGTCGCCTGCTCGGTCCCGCCGGCTCGGGGCAGCTCGCGAAGATGGTCAACCAGATCTGTATCGCGGGGCTGGTTCAGAGCCTGGCGGAAGGCGTCGCCTTCGCGCAGAAGGCCGGGCTCGACGTCGAGGCGCTGCTTGAGGTCATCTCCAAGGGCGCGGCCGGCTCCTGGCAGATGGAGAACCGCGGCAAGACGATGAACGAGGGCAAGTTCGACTTCGGCTTCGCGGTCGACTGGATGCGCAAGGACCTGTCGATCTGCCTCGCCGAGGCGCGGCGCAACGGCGCCAGTCTGCCCGTCACCGCCCTCGTCGACCAGTTCTACGCCGACGTCCAGAAGGCTGGCGGCAGCCGCTGGGACACCTCCTCGCTGTTGACGCGCCTGAGGTGA
- the glpD gene encoding glycerol-3-phosphate dehydrogenase — protein sequence MNASRLYDIFIIGGGINGCGIARDAAGRGFHVGLAEMNDLGSGTSSWSTKLIHGGLRYLEHREFRLVREALIEREVLWRLAPHVVRPLRFVLPHHSGLRPAWLLRLGLFLYDHLGGRRDLPATRSVDLSGPLGAPLRPEFTRGFEYSDARVDDTRLVVLNARDASARDADILVRTRVVSCRPTPEGWAIELDNMEDGARHRVRARFLVNAAGPWVDGLIRARGNGQAHNVRLVQGSHIVTRKLYEHDRAYIFQNGDGRIVFTIPYEDDFTLIGTTDRDFDGDPASAAISEEETDYLIAAVGDYLKTPIAREDIVWSFAGVRPLFDDHASKAQEATRDYVLKLGQESGVGVLDVFGGKITTYRRLAEEAMEQIEEVLERGSEPWTGEAPLPGGDFTPEEAEGLAARLQDIAPELSPTAAARLVRAYGTDAASIVSSPGGLGHHFGADLFEAEVNWLMREEWARSADDVLWRRSKLGLRFSREEAEALDSWMSERLGMEPPVEAAPRLASKIRVPGRRVAGRGAASPAA from the coding sequence ATGAACGCTTCGCGTCTCTACGACATTTTCATCATCGGCGGCGGCATCAACGGCTGTGGCATCGCGCGCGATGCGGCGGGGCGCGGGTTCCATGTCGGCCTGGCGGAGATGAACGATCTCGGCAGCGGCACCTCGTCCTGGTCCACCAAGCTCATTCACGGCGGCCTCCGCTACCTGGAACACCGCGAGTTCCGCCTCGTGCGCGAGGCCTTGATCGAACGCGAGGTGCTGTGGCGGCTCGCCCCGCATGTCGTGCGGCCGCTGCGCTTCGTGCTGCCGCACCATTCGGGCCTGCGCCCTGCATGGCTGCTGCGCCTCGGCCTCTTCCTCTACGACCATCTTGGGGGTCGCAGGGATCTTCCCGCCACGCGCAGCGTCGACCTGTCCGGCCCGCTCGGCGCGCCGCTGAGGCCCGAATTCACACGCGGCTTCGAATATTCGGACGCGCGCGTCGACGATACTCGCCTCGTCGTTCTCAATGCGCGCGATGCGAGCGCGCGCGACGCGGACATTCTCGTGCGCACGCGGGTCGTCTCCTGCCGTCCCACCCCGGAGGGATGGGCGATCGAACTGGACAACATGGAGGACGGAGCGCGCCATCGCGTGCGGGCGCGCTTCCTCGTCAACGCCGCCGGCCCCTGGGTCGACGGGCTGATCCGGGCGCGAGGCAACGGACAGGCTCACAATGTGCGCCTCGTACAGGGCTCGCACATCGTCACGCGCAAACTTTACGAGCACGACCGCGCCTACATCTTCCAGAACGGCGACGGGCGCATCGTCTTCACCATCCCCTACGAAGACGATTTCACGCTGATCGGCACCACGGACCGCGACTTCGACGGCGACCCGGCGAGCGCCGCGATCAGCGAGGAGGAAACCGACTACCTTATTGCAGCCGTCGGCGATTACCTGAAGACGCCGATCGCGCGCGAAGACATCGTCTGGAGCTTCGCGGGCGTGCGCCCGCTTTTCGACGATCATGCCTCGAAAGCACAGGAAGCGACGCGCGACTACGTCCTGAAGCTCGGGCAGGAGAGCGGCGTCGGCGTCCTCGACGTCTTCGGCGGCAAGATCACGACCTATCGGCGGCTGGCCGAGGAGGCAATGGAACAGATCGAGGAGGTCCTCGAGCGCGGCAGCGAACCCTGGACGGGCGAGGCGCCCCTGCCCGGTGGGGATTTCACCCCGGAGGAGGCCGAGGGGCTGGCCGCCCGGCTCCAGGACATCGCGCCCGAGCTTTCGCCCACAGCCGCCGCCCGCCTCGTGCGCGCCTACGGCACGGACGCGGCTTCGATCGTCTCGTCACCGGGCGGGCTCGGTCACCATTTCGGCGCCGATCTCTTCGAGGCCGAGGTCAACTGGCTGATGCGCGAGGAATGGGCGCGCAGCGCCGACGACGTTCTGTGGCGGCGCTCCAAGCTCGGCCTGCGGTTTTCGCGCGAGGAAGCCGAGGCGCTGGACAGCTGGATGAGCGAGCGGCTCGGCATGGAGCCGCCGGTCGAGGCTGCGCCCCGCCTGGCGTCCAAGATCAGAGTGCCGGGTCGAAGAGTTGCAGGCCGAGGAGCAGCATCGCCGGCAGCGTGA
- a CDS encoding AEC family transporter: MSTAIVLAVLPIAILILLGFEMRRRGFLAEAFWPMAERLCYYVLLPALFIHGLSSADLAGVPVAGLVAAIVGSTVSVALLLIATERFFGLDGPGFTSLFQGGIRFNNYIGLTAALALFGPGALGLAAVANATIVPMVNVLVVLAFARYGSGKGGLAGILRAIALNPLILGCAIGIALQLAGLPLPPGLEGAARALGQASLPIGLLCVGAALDVKVLGSRLAPAITASIVKLVVMPLAAVLACLALDLDGRVAMIVLLFQALPTASSSYVMARLMGGDAPLMAGIVALQTLLAVVTLPAMLLLGLQLFDPAL, translated from the coding sequence ATGAGCACCGCGATCGTCCTCGCCGTCCTGCCGATCGCGATCCTGATCCTTCTCGGGTTCGAGATGCGCCGCCGCGGCTTCCTCGCGGAGGCGTTCTGGCCGATGGCCGAGAGGCTCTGCTACTACGTGCTGCTGCCCGCGCTCTTCATCCACGGCCTTTCGAGCGCCGATCTCGCCGGCGTTCCCGTGGCCGGGCTCGTCGCCGCGATCGTCGGCTCGACCGTCTCGGTGGCGCTGCTCCTCATCGCGACGGAGCGCTTCTTCGGGCTCGACGGGCCGGGCTTCACCTCGCTGTTCCAAGGCGGCATCCGCTTCAACAACTACATCGGGCTGACCGCGGCGCTCGCGCTCTTCGGGCCGGGCGCGCTCGGTCTTGCGGCCGTGGCGAACGCCACCATCGTGCCGATGGTCAACGTGCTCGTCGTCCTCGCTTTCGCCCGTTACGGATCGGGCAAAGGCGGGCTCGCGGGCATCCTTCGCGCCATCGCCCTCAATCCGCTGATCCTCGGCTGCGCCATCGGCATCGCGCTTCAGCTCGCGGGCCTGCCGCTGCCGCCCGGGCTGGAGGGTGCGGCGCGCGCGCTCGGCCAGGCTTCGCTGCCAATCGGGCTCCTGTGCGTCGGAGCGGCTCTGGATGTGAAGGTTCTGGGCTCGCGGCTCGCTCCGGCCATCACGGCGAGCATCGTCAAGCTCGTCGTCATGCCGCTCGCAGCAGTGCTCGCCTGCCTCGCACTCGACCTCGACGGGCGCGTGGCGATGATCGTGCTGCTGTTTCAGGCGCTGCCGACGGCCTCTTCGTCCTACGTGATGGCGCGGCTCATGGGCGGCGACGCACCGCTGATGGCGGGCATCGTCGCCCTGCAGACGCTGTTGGCGGTAGTCACGCTGCCGGCGATGCTGCTCCTCGGCCTGCAACTCTTCGACCCGGCACTCTGA
- a CDS encoding GntR family transcriptional regulator, which translates to MDPRPGLRAVSAAADLPDRVARICAVIRKAIIERALSPGDKLPEDSLGESFSVSRTIARQALGQLAAEGLVDLRRNRIAVVATPTPEETRDTFEIRAALEEIVARHLAGKLGAREIETLRAHVAAQDEAEAAGSPSGIRLATEFHVLLASMAARPVLHRYVSEVAYRSGLALSAYGRPHSTECAIAEHRSIVDALEAGDADAAGRAMAHHLDAVVERALTFPPESGNRNLAEILAPFLASG; encoded by the coding sequence ATGGATCCTCGACCCGGCCTGCGCGCGGTGAGCGCGGCGGCCGACCTGCCGGACCGCGTGGCGCGCATCTGCGCGGTGATCCGCAAGGCGATCATCGAGCGGGCGCTTTCGCCGGGCGACAAGCTGCCGGAGGATTCACTGGGCGAGAGCTTCAGCGTCTCCCGCACCATCGCGCGTCAGGCGCTCGGCCAACTCGCCGCCGAAGGGCTCGTGGACCTTCGCCGCAACCGCATCGCGGTGGTCGCGACGCCGACACCCGAAGAGACGCGCGACACGTTCGAGATCCGCGCGGCGCTGGAGGAGATCGTCGCCCGGCACCTCGCCGGTAAGCTCGGCGCGCGCGAGATTGAAACCCTGCGCGCGCATGTGGCCGCGCAGGACGAGGCCGAGGCGGCGGGTTCGCCCTCCGGCATTCGTCTGGCGACGGAATTCCACGTGCTCCTGGCTTCGATGGCGGCCCGCCCCGTTCTGCATCGCTATGTCAGCGAGGTCGCCTATCGCAGCGGGCTGGCGCTTTCTGCCTACGGTCGCCCGCATTCGACCGAATGCGCCATCGCGGAGCACCGCTCGATCGTCGACGCGCTGGAGGCGGGCGATGCCGATGCGGCGGGCCGGGCGATGGCCCATCACCTCGACGCCGTCGTCGAGCGGGCGCTGACCTTTCCGCCCGAGAGCGGCAACCGCAACCTCGCCGAGATTCTGGCGCCGTTCCTGGCGAGCGGTTGA
- a CDS encoding nuclear transport factor 2 family protein, which yields MAGEPDRALAVVAPGFVARFTGGREYDSPAGPTGFNAARYSWVKKRIERYGVIEAGSRTIVYSLGTLYGAWPDGKPFEGNRYIDRFVVEDGLILETDVWNDSAEWILDPACAR from the coding sequence ATGGCCGGCGAGCCGGACCGGGCGCTCGCCGTCGTCGCGCCCGGCTTCGTCGCGCGCTTCACCGGCGGGCGCGAGTATGACAGCCCGGCCGGGCCGACCGGTTTCAACGCTGCGCGCTATTCGTGGGTGAAGAAGCGCATCGAGCGCTACGGCGTGATCGAAGCCGGCTCCCGGACGATCGTCTACAGTCTCGGCACGCTCTACGGGGCCTGGCCGGACGGCAAGCCGTTCGAGGGCAACCGCTACATCGACCGCTTCGTGGTGGAGGACGGGCTGATCCTCGAGACCGACGTGTGGAACGACAGCGCGGAATGGATCCTCGACCCGGCCTGCGCGCGGTGA